In Salifodinibacter halophilus, a single genomic region encodes these proteins:
- a CDS encoding ribonuclease H yields the protein HIAHHPRTHHREFYVATDGSFAPDGGGLGVIIETGSGERVARLAVPDPAPDNNVAEYRALHLGLDVLAHRAPADANVGVLVDHSALAGD from the coding sequence CGCACATCGCCCACCACCCGCGCACGCATCACCGGGAGTTTTACGTGGCGACGGACGGGTCGTTCGCCCCCGACGGCGGGGGCCTCGGCGTCATCATCGAGACGGGGAGCGGCGAGCGCGTCGCACGCCTCGCCGTCCCGGACCCGGCTCCGGACAACAACGTCGCGGAGTACCGCGCGCTCCACCTCGGGTTGGACGTGCTCGCACACCGCGCGCCGGCGGACGCGAACGTCGGCGTCCTCGTCGATCACAGCGCCCTCGCGGGCGACG